In a single window of the Streptomyces sp. NBC_00094 genome:
- a CDS encoding FdhF/YdeP family oxidoreductase, with protein sequence MSDIEDPSDDLKVTAPKTWATGLPAVTHALEYSLGQTSPRRTALTLLNINQPKGIDCPGCAWPEPAPGERHRNEYCENGAKHINDEATSRRVTREFFREHSIAELDRKSDYWLNQQGRLTEPMVKRPGATHYEPIGWDEALGLLAAELRALASPDEALFYVSGRLNNEAAFLLQLLARAYGTNNLPDCSNMCHESSGSAMSETLGIGKGSVSLDDIHHADLVFVVGQNPGTNHPRMLSALEETKRNGGQVVAVNTLPEAGLLRFKHPQKARGIIGRGTPIADQFLHIRAGGDLALFQALNLLLLEAEDAAPGTALDHDFIQAHTTGFDEFAEHARKTSWEDVLRATGLPRGEIEEVHERVLRSERIIVCWAMGLTQHKHGVPTIREVVNFLLARGNIGRPGAGVCPVRGHSNVQGDRTMGVWERMPQEFLDALGREFGFTPPTRHGLDAVNGIRAMHEGRARLFLGVAGNFVRATPDSAVTEEAMRKCRLTAHVSTKLNRSHTVCGDTALILPTLGRSDRDVQAGGEQFVTVEDSMSDVHASRGKLPPASPHLLSEVAIVSRLARLTLGDEPSMPWEEFEADYGTIRDRISRVVPGFEDFNARVAVPGGFTLPNPVNARVFPTPSGKAVFTRNAFTMPHVPEGHLLLQTLRSHDQWNTVWYAPNDRYRGIHDARRVVMVNPADLAALGLADRDTVDLVSVWHDGRERRAEGFRVVAYPASRGSAAAYYPETNVLVPLDSVADISNCPTSKGVLIRLEPAGPRSGEGNRPGALASYP encoded by the coding sequence GGCTGTGCATGGCCGGAGCCCGCGCCGGGCGAGCGGCACCGGAACGAGTACTGCGAGAACGGCGCCAAGCACATCAACGACGAGGCCACCTCGCGGCGCGTCACCCGGGAGTTCTTCCGCGAGCACTCGATCGCCGAGCTGGACCGGAAGTCCGACTACTGGCTCAACCAGCAAGGCCGGCTGACCGAACCGATGGTGAAGCGCCCCGGCGCGACGCACTACGAGCCGATCGGCTGGGACGAGGCGCTCGGGCTGCTCGCCGCGGAGCTCAGGGCGCTGGCCTCCCCCGACGAGGCCCTCTTCTACGTCTCCGGCCGGCTCAACAACGAAGCCGCGTTCCTCCTCCAGCTCCTCGCCCGCGCGTACGGCACCAACAACCTGCCGGACTGCTCCAACATGTGCCACGAGTCGAGCGGTTCCGCGATGTCGGAGACGCTCGGCATCGGCAAGGGCAGCGTCTCGCTGGACGACATCCACCACGCCGACCTGGTCTTCGTCGTGGGCCAGAACCCGGGCACCAACCACCCGCGCATGCTCTCCGCCCTCGAGGAGACCAAGCGCAACGGCGGGCAGGTCGTGGCCGTGAACACACTGCCCGAGGCCGGACTCCTGCGCTTCAAGCACCCGCAGAAGGCCCGGGGGATCATCGGCCGGGGCACGCCGATCGCCGACCAGTTCCTGCACATCCGCGCCGGCGGCGACCTCGCGCTCTTCCAGGCGCTCAACCTCCTGCTCCTGGAGGCGGAGGACGCCGCGCCGGGCACCGCACTCGACCACGACTTCATACAGGCCCACACCACCGGCTTCGACGAGTTCGCCGAGCACGCGCGGAAGACGTCCTGGGAGGACGTCCTACGGGCGACCGGGCTGCCCCGCGGGGAGATCGAGGAGGTGCACGAGCGGGTCCTGCGGAGCGAGCGGATCATCGTGTGCTGGGCGATGGGGCTCACCCAGCACAAGCACGGGGTCCCCACCATCCGTGAGGTCGTCAACTTCCTTCTGGCGCGCGGCAACATCGGCAGGCCGGGCGCCGGCGTGTGCCCCGTGCGCGGCCACAGCAACGTCCAGGGTGACCGCACCATGGGCGTGTGGGAGCGGATGCCGCAGGAGTTCCTCGACGCCCTGGGCCGCGAGTTCGGCTTCACCCCGCCCACCCGGCACGGGCTCGACGCGGTGAACGGCATCCGTGCCATGCACGAGGGCCGGGCCCGGCTCTTCCTCGGCGTCGCCGGGAACTTCGTCCGGGCCACGCCCGACAGCGCGGTGACCGAGGAGGCGATGCGGAAGTGCCGGCTCACGGCGCACGTGTCCACCAAGCTCAACCGCTCCCACACCGTCTGCGGCGACACGGCCCTCATCCTGCCCACCCTGGGCCGCAGCGACCGGGACGTGCAGGCGGGCGGCGAGCAGTTCGTGACCGTCGAGGACTCCATGAGCGACGTCCACGCCTCCCGGGGGAAGCTGCCGCCCGCCTCTCCCCACCTCCTCAGCGAGGTCGCGATCGTCAGCCGGCTGGCCCGGCTGACGCTGGGCGACGAACCGTCCATGCCCTGGGAGGAGTTCGAGGCCGACTACGGCACCATCCGCGATCGGATATCCCGTGTCGTGCCGGGGTTCGAGGACTTCAACGCCCGGGTGGCCGTACCCGGCGGCTTCACGCTGCCCAACCCGGTGAACGCACGGGTCTTCCCCACCCCGAGCGGCAAGGCGGTCTTCACCCGCAACGCGTTCACGATGCCGCACGTCCCGGAGGGGCACCTGCTGTTGCAGACCCTGCGCTCGCACGACCAGTGGAACACCGTCTGGTACGCGCCGAACGACCGCTACCGGGGCATCCACGACGCGCGCCGCGTCGTCATGGTCAATCCGGCCGATCTGGCCGCCCTCGGCCTCGCCGACCGTGACACGGTGGATCTGGTGAGCGTCTGGCACGACGGGAGGGAGCGCCGCGCGGAGGGCTTCCGGGTCGTCGCGTACCCCGCGAGCCGCGGTTCGGCCGCGGCCTACTACCCCGAGACGAACGTCCTGGTGCCGCTGGACAGCGTCGCCGACATCAGCAACTGCCCCACGTCCAAAGGCGTGCTGATCCGCCTTGAGCCCGCCGGGCCGCGCTCCGGGGAGGGGAACCGGCCGGGCGCCTTGGCCTCGTACCCGTGA
- a CDS encoding LysR family transcriptional regulator, whose amino-acid sequence MLFRQLEYLVALSRERHFARAAQACHVSQPALSEAVRKLEEELDVPLVLRGRTYEGLTPEGERIVVWARRILADRDALTSEVGALRGGLGGRIRIGAVPTASGAVAQLTAPFCLAHPLVTVEVRADLQSEDVLRQLRSFEIDAGITYLHKGLSEGFRSIPLYEERYVLLTDAADSLVHRTTATWAEASRLPICLLTEAMQGRQVLDEVFTEVGVRPSPRVETDSVAALFAHVRTGRWASIVPHTWLHVFGVPHGMRAVPLVEPARTVPVGLVTVAREPGSVMARALIEVARHTDVAAALEHLPGDPAPRPL is encoded by the coding sequence GTGCTGTTCCGTCAACTCGAATACCTGGTGGCCCTCTCCAGGGAGCGTCACTTCGCGCGCGCCGCCCAGGCCTGCCACGTCTCCCAGCCCGCGCTCTCCGAGGCCGTACGGAAGCTGGAGGAGGAGCTGGACGTCCCGCTGGTCCTGCGCGGCCGTACGTACGAGGGCCTCACGCCCGAGGGCGAGCGGATCGTGGTGTGGGCGCGGCGGATCCTCGCCGACCGCGACGCCCTCACGAGCGAGGTCGGCGCCCTGCGCGGCGGGCTCGGCGGCAGGATCCGGATCGGCGCGGTGCCGACCGCGTCCGGGGCGGTCGCCCAGCTGACCGCCCCGTTCTGCCTGGCGCATCCGCTGGTCACGGTGGAGGTGAGAGCGGACCTCCAGTCGGAGGACGTGCTCCGGCAGTTGCGGTCCTTCGAGATCGACGCCGGGATCACCTACCTCCACAAGGGGCTCTCCGAGGGCTTCCGGTCGATCCCGCTGTACGAGGAGCGGTACGTGCTGCTGACCGACGCCGCCGACAGCCTCGTCCACCGGACGACGGCGACCTGGGCGGAGGCCTCGCGGCTGCCGATATGTCTGCTGACCGAGGCCATGCAGGGGCGTCAGGTGCTCGACGAGGTGTTCACGGAGGTCGGGGTGCGGCCTTCGCCACGGGTCGAGACCGATTCGGTGGCGGCCCTTTTCGCCCACGTCCGCACGGGCCGGTGGGCGAGCATCGTGCCGCACACCTGGCTGCACGTCTTCGGTGTGCCGCACGGGATGCGGGCGGTGCCGCTGGTCGAGCCCGCGCGCACGGTGCCGGTCGGCCTGGTGACCGTCGCCCGGGAGCCCGGCTCGGTCATGGCCCGGGCGCTCATCGAGGTCGCCCGCCACACGGACGTCGCCGCGGCGCTCGAACACCTGCCGGGAGATCCCGCGCCGCGACCGCTGTAG
- a CDS encoding nitroreductase family deazaflavin-dependent oxidoreductase: protein MPLEGEYEPSPSTWVRNQVELYESSGGTKGTTMRGLPVVLVTNLGARSGKLRKTPLMRVEHEGAYALVASNGGAVKHPVWYHNLVATPLVELRDGTRTWDMKARLVMGEERQAWWERAVEAFADYADYQRKTDREIPVFVVEPIS from the coding sequence ATGCCCCTCGAAGGTGAGTACGAGCCCAGCCCGTCGACGTGGGTGCGCAACCAGGTCGAGCTGTACGAGTCGTCCGGCGGCACGAAGGGCACCACGATGCGGGGCCTGCCCGTGGTCCTGGTGACGAACCTCGGCGCGCGCAGCGGCAAGCTCCGCAAGACGCCGCTGATGCGCGTGGAGCACGAGGGCGCGTACGCGCTCGTGGCGTCGAACGGCGGGGCGGTGAAGCACCCCGTCTGGTACCACAACCTGGTCGCCACTCCCCTGGTCGAACTGCGCGACGGAACGCGGACCTGGGACATGAAGGCCCGGCTGGTCATGGGCGAGGAGCGGCAGGCGTGGTGGGAGCGGGCCGTCGAGGCCTTCGCCGACTACGCGGACTACCAGCGGAAGACGGACCGCGAGATCCCGGTCTTCGTGGTCGAGCCCATCAGCTAG
- a CDS encoding MarR family winged helix-turn-helix transcriptional regulator, with protein MTDIAPPSLLYSVKQVELATRARLDELLKPSGVTALQYTALTVLERRDGMSSAELARNSFVTPQSMSDLVGALERRGLIARSPDPASRRRHVISLTGEGRALLALHAQAVKELEDEMLTGFTARERTAFRDFLNRSRAALG; from the coding sequence ATGACGGACATCGCGCCGCCGTCTCTGCTGTACTCGGTGAAGCAGGTGGAACTGGCGACCAGGGCCCGCCTCGACGAGCTGCTCAAGCCGTCCGGCGTCACCGCCCTCCAGTACACGGCGCTGACCGTGCTCGAACGCCGCGACGGCATGTCCTCGGCCGAGCTCGCCCGCAACTCCTTCGTCACGCCCCAGTCGATGTCCGACCTGGTCGGCGCGCTGGAGCGGCGCGGCCTCATCGCCAGGTCCCCGGATCCGGCCAGCCGCCGCCGCCACGTGATCAGCCTCACCGGCGAGGGCCGCGCCCTCCTCGCCCTCCACGCCCAGGCCGTCAAGGAACTGGAGGACGAGATGCTCACGGGCTTCACGGCCCGTGAACGCACCGCCTTCCGCGACTTCCTCAACCGCTCCCGCGCGGCGCTGGGCTGA
- a CDS encoding crotonase/enoyl-CoA hydratase family protein, protein MSTLSIDRRDGVAVLTLCRAAKRNALDDATVLRIEEFFRKPGPDVRAVVLDAEGDHFSAGLDLGELTERSTEEALEHSLMWHRVFDTIEGGRVPVVAALKGAVIGGGLELAASAHIRVAEPSAFYALPEGQRGLFVGGGGSVRIPRLIGAHRMADMMLTGRVLDAAEGQAVGLSHYLTDEGGARAKALELAERISANAPLTNFAVLQALPRIAEASPAGGFLMESLMAAVAAGSDDAQARMRAFLDGRAGKVTR, encoded by the coding sequence TTGAGCACGCTTTCGATCGACCGCCGCGACGGAGTGGCGGTCCTGACGCTCTGCCGGGCGGCCAAGCGCAACGCCCTCGACGACGCCACCGTGCTGCGCATCGAGGAGTTCTTCCGGAAGCCGGGGCCCGACGTCCGGGCCGTCGTCCTGGACGCCGAGGGCGACCACTTCTCGGCCGGACTCGACCTCGGCGAGCTGACCGAGCGGTCCACCGAGGAGGCCCTGGAGCACTCGCTCATGTGGCACCGCGTCTTCGACACGATCGAGGGCGGCCGGGTTCCCGTCGTCGCCGCGCTGAAGGGCGCGGTCATCGGCGGCGGCCTGGAGCTGGCGGCCTCCGCGCATATCCGCGTGGCCGAGCCGTCGGCGTTCTACGCGCTGCCGGAGGGGCAGCGCGGGCTCTTCGTCGGTGGCGGCGGCTCGGTCCGGATCCCCCGGCTGATCGGCGCGCACCGGATGGCCGACATGATGCTCACCGGCCGCGTCCTCGACGCCGCCGAGGGCCAGGCCGTCGGCCTCTCGCACTACCTGACCGACGAGGGCGGGGCGCGGGCCAAGGCCCTGGAACTCGCGGAGCGGATCTCGGCCAACGCACCGCTGACCAACTTCGCCGTACTCCAGGCACTCCCCCGGATCGCCGAGGCCTCGCCCGCCGGCGGCTTCCTGATGGAGTCCCTCATGGCGGCCGTCGCCGCCGGCAGCGACGACGCCCAGGCGAGGATGCGGGCGTTCCTGGACGGCCGCGCCGGAAAGGTCACCCGATGA
- a CDS encoding acetoacetate--CoA ligase has translation MSEILSAPGPEVRDASEIGRYLRWLESERQLSFPDYESLWQWSVTDLSGFWSSIWEFFDVRPHTPPTAALGRRSMPDTEWFPGSTLNYAEHALRREGSADDDAVAVIAHSQTRAPVELTFGELRDQVARARAGLLRLGVGKGDRVVAYLPNVPETLVAFLATASIGAVWAACAPEFGARSVVDRFAQLEPKVLLTVAGYRYGERDVDRRAEVAEIASKLPTVERVVHVPYGPNVLPDALGWEELLAEPAEPAFEPVPFDHPLFVLFSSGTTGIPKAIVHRHGGILLEHLKNNALSWDLKPGDRMLWFSTTAWMLWNTLVSALLVRASIVMIDGNPVHPDLRAQWRIAEETGATLMGVSPGYLMACRKAGIRPAEEFDLSRLRQLGAAGSPLAADGFRWVAEQFGDRVLLNVGCGGTDVCTGILQGGPLQTVRAGEISGPCLGVAAYAFDSAGERVVGELGELVITEPMPSMPVGFWGDTDGSRYRAAYFEEFPGVWRHGDWVRFAPEGHCVVAGRSDATLNRGGVRLGTAEFYAVVEDLPEVEDSLVVHIEDPEGGNGELLLFVSGSVELDDALRTRIARVLRSALSPRHVPDVIERVPAIPRNRTGKKLEVPVKRILLGAAPEAVASTDVLADPRSLDAFVAYAATRGAAADSGDTRDATRHGSGS, from the coding sequence ATGAGCGAGATCCTCAGCGCCCCGGGGCCCGAGGTCCGCGACGCGTCGGAGATCGGGCGCTACCTCCGCTGGCTGGAGTCGGAGCGGCAGCTGTCCTTCCCGGACTACGAGAGCCTGTGGCAGTGGTCCGTCACGGACCTGTCGGGCTTCTGGTCCTCGATCTGGGAGTTCTTCGACGTCCGCCCGCACACGCCGCCCACCGCCGCCCTGGGCCGCAGGTCGATGCCGGACACCGAGTGGTTCCCCGGCTCGACCCTCAACTACGCCGAGCACGCCCTCCGGCGCGAGGGGTCCGCCGACGACGACGCCGTCGCGGTCATCGCCCACTCCCAGACGCGGGCACCGGTCGAGCTGACCTTCGGCGAGCTTCGCGATCAGGTCGCGCGGGCCCGCGCGGGGCTTCTCCGTCTCGGGGTCGGCAAGGGCGACCGGGTCGTCGCCTATCTGCCGAACGTCCCCGAGACACTGGTGGCCTTCCTCGCCACCGCGAGCATCGGGGCGGTCTGGGCGGCGTGCGCGCCGGAGTTCGGCGCGCGCAGCGTGGTCGACCGGTTCGCCCAGCTCGAACCGAAGGTGCTGCTCACGGTGGCCGGCTACCGGTACGGGGAGCGGGACGTCGACCGTCGCGCCGAGGTGGCGGAGATCGCCTCCAAGCTGCCCACCGTGGAGCGGGTCGTCCACGTCCCGTACGGCCCGAACGTCCTGCCCGACGCGCTGGGCTGGGAGGAACTGCTCGCCGAGCCGGCCGAACCGGCCTTCGAGCCCGTGCCGTTCGACCACCCGCTGTTCGTGCTGTTCTCCTCCGGCACCACCGGCATCCCCAAGGCGATCGTCCACCGGCACGGCGGCATCCTCCTGGAACACCTCAAGAACAACGCGCTGAGCTGGGACCTGAAGCCGGGCGACCGGATGCTCTGGTTCAGCACGACCGCCTGGATGCTGTGGAACACCCTCGTCTCGGCACTCCTCGTCCGCGCGTCGATCGTCATGATCGACGGCAACCCGGTCCACCCGGACCTGCGGGCGCAGTGGCGGATCGCCGAGGAGACGGGGGCGACGCTCATGGGCGTGAGCCCCGGCTATCTGATGGCCTGCCGCAAGGCGGGTATCCGGCCGGCCGAGGAGTTCGACCTGTCACGGCTGCGGCAGCTCGGCGCTGCGGGCAGCCCGCTCGCCGCCGACGGGTTCCGCTGGGTGGCCGAGCAGTTCGGCGACCGGGTGCTCCTGAACGTCGGTTGCGGAGGCACCGACGTGTGCACCGGCATCCTGCAGGGCGGCCCGCTGCAGACGGTACGCGCGGGGGAGATCTCCGGCCCGTGCCTCGGCGTCGCCGCGTACGCCTTCGACAGCGCGGGCGAGCGGGTCGTCGGCGAGCTGGGCGAGCTGGTGATCACCGAGCCGATGCCGTCGATGCCGGTCGGCTTCTGGGGCGACACCGACGGCTCCCGCTACCGGGCCGCCTACTTCGAGGAGTTCCCGGGCGTGTGGCGGCACGGCGACTGGGTGCGGTTCGCGCCCGAGGGCCACTGCGTGGTCGCCGGGCGTTCCGACGCGACCCTCAACCGGGGCGGGGTCCGGCTCGGCACCGCGGAGTTCTACGCCGTCGTCGAGGACCTGCCCGAGGTCGAGGACAGCCTGGTCGTCCACATCGAGGACCCCGAGGGCGGCAACGGCGAGCTGCTGCTCTTCGTCTCCGGCTCGGTCGAGCTCGACGACGCCCTCCGTACGAGGATCGCCCGGGTGCTGCGGTCCGCGCTGTCTCCGCGGCACGTCCCGGACGTCATCGAGCGGGTGCCGGCCATCCCGCGCAACCGCACCGGCAAGAAGCTGGAGGTCCCGGTCAAGCGGATCCTGCTCGGCGCGGCGCCCGAGGCGGTGGCGAGCACCGACGTCCTCGCCGACCCCCGCTCGCTGGACGCCTTCGTCGCGTACGCCGCCACGCGCGGCGCCGCCGCGGACAGCGGTGACACGCGCGACGCCACGAGGCACGGGAGCGGGTCATGA
- a CDS encoding 3-hydroxyacyl-CoA dehydrogenase NAD-binding domain-containing protein, protein MRIAVVGTGVIGASWTTLFLSYGHEVVATDPAPGAEARLRAAVTADQARLTFTTDLAEAVGDAGFVQENGPERPELKDEVFAVLDAAAPPGTVLASSSSGLLPSRIQQACAAHPERVLVGHPFNPPHLIPLVEVVPGERTGEAAVEKAMAFYRGLGRQPIRLRQELPGHVANRLQAALWREAYSLVDRGAASVADIDTAIAHGPGLRWALLGPFLNQHLSGGAGGIAHVLEHLGPPMEEWWADLGTPSLTPELTRKITQGVADELGGTAEADVVAARDALLTLLLDAKNRTDHL, encoded by the coding sequence ATGAGGATCGCCGTCGTCGGGACCGGCGTCATCGGCGCCTCCTGGACCACGCTCTTCCTGTCGTACGGACACGAGGTCGTCGCGACCGACCCCGCGCCCGGCGCGGAGGCCCGGCTCCGGGCCGCCGTCACCGCCGACCAGGCCCGGCTGACGTTCACCACGGACCTCGCGGAGGCCGTCGGCGACGCCGGCTTCGTCCAGGAGAACGGCCCCGAGCGGCCCGAGCTGAAGGACGAGGTCTTCGCCGTCCTCGACGCCGCCGCCCCGCCGGGGACGGTCCTGGCGAGCAGCTCCTCCGGGCTGCTCCCGTCCCGGATCCAGCAGGCCTGCGCGGCCCATCCCGAACGGGTCCTCGTGGGGCATCCGTTCAACCCGCCCCACCTCATCCCGCTGGTCGAGGTCGTGCCGGGCGAGCGGACCGGCGAGGCCGCCGTCGAGAAGGCCATGGCGTTCTACCGCGGTCTCGGCCGGCAGCCGATCCGGCTGCGCCAGGAGCTGCCCGGGCACGTCGCGAACCGGCTGCAGGCGGCGCTGTGGCGCGAGGCGTACTCGCTCGTCGACCGGGGCGCGGCGAGCGTCGCCGACATCGACACGGCCATCGCCCACGGCCCCGGTCTGCGCTGGGCGCTGCTCGGGCCGTTCCTCAACCAGCACCTCTCGGGCGGGGCCGGCGGCATCGCGCACGTCCTGGAGCACCTGGGCCCGCCCATGGAGGAGTGGTGGGCCGACCTCGGCACGCCGAGCCTCACGCCCGAGCTGACGCGGAAGATCACCCAGGGCGTCGCCGACGAGCTGGGCGGGACCGCCGAGGCCGATGTCGTCGCCGCGCGCGACGCCCTCCTGACCCTCCTGCTCGACGCGAAGAACCGGACCGACCACCTGTGA
- a CDS encoding amidohydrolase family protein, whose protein sequence is MNPADLTAIDFHVHVEQDAHGHLALDAELMDASAAYFKSGQDRTPTVERLAAYYRERRMAAVIFTVDATTGLGHPALSSEEIARAAADHPDVLIPFGSVDPHRPDAVDRARSLVLDHGVRGFKFHPSLQAFAPNAPEHYPLYAALQELGVPALFHTGQTGIGAGLPGGRGIKLRYSDPMLLDDVAADFPGLTIILAHPSVPWQDEAISIATHKANVHIDLSGWAPKHFPPQLVRAAGSFLRHKVLFGSDFPVVTPDRWLADFEALDIKPEVRPLILKENAVRLLGL, encoded by the coding sequence ATGAACCCCGCCGATCTGACCGCGATCGACTTCCATGTCCATGTGGAGCAGGACGCCCACGGCCACCTCGCGCTCGACGCGGAGCTGATGGACGCCTCCGCCGCCTACTTCAAGTCCGGCCAGGACCGCACGCCGACCGTCGAACGACTCGCGGCCTACTACCGCGAGCGCAGGATGGCCGCCGTGATCTTCACGGTGGACGCCACGACGGGCCTGGGCCACCCGGCCCTGTCCAGCGAGGAGATCGCCCGCGCGGCGGCCGACCACCCCGATGTCCTCATCCCGTTCGGCTCCGTCGACCCGCACCGGCCCGACGCCGTCGACCGGGCCCGCTCACTCGTGCTCGACCACGGCGTCCGCGGCTTCAAGTTCCACCCGAGCCTCCAGGCGTTCGCGCCGAACGCGCCCGAGCACTACCCGCTCTACGCGGCGCTCCAGGAGCTGGGCGTCCCCGCGCTGTTCCACACCGGCCAGACCGGGATCGGCGCGGGCCTGCCCGGCGGGCGGGGCATCAAGCTGCGCTACTCGGACCCGATGCTCCTGGACGACGTGGCCGCCGACTTCCCCGGTCTGACGATCATCCTCGCGCACCCGTCGGTGCCGTGGCAGGACGAGGCGATCTCCATCGCCACGCACAAGGCCAACGTCCACATCGACCTGTCGGGCTGGGCGCCGAAGCACTTCCCGCCGCAACTCGTGCGGGCGGCCGGCTCCTTCCTCCGGCACAAGGTGCTGTTCGGCTCGGACTTCCCCGTGGTGACGCCCGACCGCTGGCTGGCCGACTTCGAGGCCCTCGACATCAAGCCCGAGGTCCGCCCTCTGATCCTCAAGGAGAACGCCGTCCGCCTCCTCGGCCTCTGA
- a CDS encoding adenosine kinase, translating to MTSEYDVLVLGGSGVDTIVYVPELPLPYADSYMIRPGIETRAGQTGDFVALGLSSLGLRTHHLDMIGDDPSGDLLRAFHRDRGIGFTEVPLPGGTKRAVNLVGPDGRRLSLYDDSRSRESDRLPEELVGSLAAASRHAHVSITYPCAFTLPQLRAAGLTISTDLHNWDGENPYHEPFAYGADIVFVSTTALVDKEKTMRRILERGRAEVVVATAGAEGAYLLTADGLVHVPTVTPRAPVVDSNGAGDAFASGFLYGRLTGEDLDRCALYGAVAGAYACTVPATGSDAIDRAGLLREVAELTAPGGAAGSGADGPVEEAR from the coding sequence ATGACCAGCGAGTACGACGTCCTCGTCCTAGGAGGGTCGGGCGTCGACACGATCGTGTACGTCCCCGAGCTCCCCCTGCCGTACGCCGACAGCTACATGATCCGGCCGGGCATCGAGACCCGGGCAGGGCAGACCGGTGACTTCGTCGCGCTGGGACTCAGCTCCCTGGGCCTGCGGACGCACCACCTCGACATGATCGGCGACGACCCCTCCGGCGACCTCCTCCGCGCCTTCCACCGCGACCGGGGCATCGGGTTCACCGAAGTGCCCCTGCCCGGCGGCACGAAGCGGGCCGTCAACCTCGTCGGCCCCGACGGCCGCCGCCTCTCGCTCTACGACGACAGCCGCTCCCGGGAGTCCGACCGGCTGCCCGAGGAGCTCGTCGGCTCCCTGGCCGCGGCGAGCCGGCACGCACACGTCTCCATCACCTACCCGTGCGCCTTCACCCTGCCCCAGCTGCGCGCGGCGGGCCTCACCATCTCCACGGACCTGCACAACTGGGACGGCGAGAACCCGTACCACGAGCCCTTCGCCTACGGCGCGGACATCGTCTTCGTCTCCACCACGGCCCTGGTGGACAAGGAGAAGACCATGCGCCGGATCCTGGAGCGGGGCCGGGCCGAGGTCGTGGTCGCGACCGCCGGGGCCGAGGGCGCGTACCTGCTCACCGCCGACGGGCTCGTGCACGTCCCGACCGTCACGCCGCGCGCACCGGTGGTCGACTCCAACGGCGCGGGCGACGCCTTCGCCTCCGGTTTCCTCTACGGCCGGCTGACCGGCGAGGACCTGGACCGCTGCGCCCTGTACGGGGCGGTGGCCGGCGCCTACGCCTGCACCGTACCGGCGACCGGGAGCGACGCCATCGACCGTGCCGGGCTCCTCCGGGAGGTGGCCGAGCTGACGGCGCCCGGCGGCGCGGCGGGCAGCGGTGCCGACGGCCCGGTGGAGGAGGCCCGATGA